The Pyrenophora tritici-repentis strain M4 chromosome 10, whole genome shotgun sequence genome contains a region encoding:
- a CDS encoding RNA-binding protein (RRM domain), giving the protein MSYGRSWKEGEGDFLLVVSGTTRYAPYLTGWQEFKDHLRKVVKEQPGWADVYSSQGQRRGEMQGWCRLKDKEDADAVYKVYYRAKGMLVHVWETNRKGEGYRLMRCNCSTLFPELPDGGHSSQHCGIDIGRVNQLGGSRGATTMVPTPYTTAQSRYSTGMYQQGYASQPPLYNIAPVYPAYALPSPPIYSTSTNGMPVNVRGGAILTEARGIFIRNLSYKCTPQDLNGLLLQTVGYPIDIQFLRDGKTGVFKGVATVKFASKELAQHAANTLNGRDHMGLKLHVRMDVDTTVVGRAEPMVVNGSYTQ; this is encoded by the exons ATGTCTTACGGAAGATCTTGGAAGGAAGGTGAAGGGGATTTCCTGCTCGTAGTATCTGGTACCACCCGCTATGCACCCTACTTGACCGGATGGCAAGAGTTCAAAGACCATCTTCGAAAAGTGGTCAAAGAACAGCCGGGTTGGGCTGATGTGTACTCAAGCCAAGGCCAACGGCGAGGAGAAATGCAGGGGTGGTGTCGGCTCAAGGACAAGGAAGACGCGGATGCTGTGTACA AGGTCTACTACCGAGCCAAAGGCATGTTGGTGCACGTGTGGGAGACGAACCGCAAGGGTGAGGGTTACCGACTGATGCGATGCAATTGTTCAACACTGTTCCCTGAGTTGCCCGACGGTGGTCATTCCTCACAGCATTGCGGTATTGATATTGGAAGAGTCAATCAGTTGGGCGGCAGCAGAGGAGCCACTACAATGGTACCGACGCCATATACCACAGCACAGTCCAGGTACTCGACTGGGATGTATCAGCAGGGCTATGCTTCTCAGCCGCCCTTATACAATATTGCCCCAGTCTACCCGGCCTATGCTTTGCCATCGCCACCTATCTACTCGACGAGCACCAACGGAATGCCGGTAAACGTCCGAGGTGGGGCAATACTTACCGAAGCTCGTGGTATATTCATTCGCAACTTGAGTTACAAGTGCACCCCTCAGGATCTCAATGGATTGCTCCTTCAAACTGTCGGATATCCCATCGATATCCAGTTCCTCCGCGATGGCAAGACCGGCGTGTTCAAAGGTGTGGCAACCGTCAAATTTGCATCCAAGGAGTTGGCGCAACACGCGGCAAATACGCTGAATGGCAGGGATCACATGGGACTGAAGCTCCACGTGCGCATGGACGTCGATACTACGGTTGTAGGACGAGCTGAACCCATGGTGGTAAATGGGTCGTACACG CAGTGA
- a CDS encoding CDC3, Septin family protein: MRPQLGGDALTPAVKPPSRKSSVDHAVAPWSNVPTTFVMKRADEVEQPMTPPQAASSTARYQDGTYGVQSLADTLEAAFGPESTVPAKEPVKASKTGNHSARSSGSVSHTSSTNSVPQLDKFQADAARKLKRGYSAHGSSTPLKLPGAEIPSPHPLSALSSTPRSASITSLKLSDEEFAMDDVASQAVSSGGEDEESVEIEQAPSSFPQLVMPVMQMPTRRPFTTRGKAMGKLKVMVAGETGLGKSSLIRSIVQACEDIVHVDPLSPSPLIAQSRPPKSRSRTRKAGHAGTTRVTETHASTKPYPHWWADIEESRVLRRRKSGTDTVLERNICFVDTPGYCHGPTEQDDMNLVVDYVESLLFQTSSVTTLEDNDALGVVSGSGGVLVDIVIYLLPPNKDITKDIDYMQRLSYLTNVIPVIAKSDTLSAQEVVALKTSILARLQTTALRPFFFGEAMDDALLAVQGLPVVGISASGASSEAASYPYTTPTYPYAVSSTSGPDNDNMDASLLMSPDYVQPLLPSELGALVHKVFDPESIAWLRHSAAKKFLAWRRRTRLPGDSVIMQGITHPRSPTMASVGLNGATMNTSLASSVFSAASPSGVLVPGSGSPFYPSNLQSPLLSSASLANSEALEPPGSFSLAKYNKSMQGDQRFSEIRIARWATDLQRSRRNEKDRFEELQSNERAKWLLERVGEEVSRGTIVACPDGTPRAEWAVVRHGDEKGSKVGQRYAKAVGLDSRDPLGLCDFSDEIRRRSFVLVKVLGGMSVVGAVVVAVIRACGIETGSPQNWWAWITGTD, encoded by the exons ATGCGGCCGCAACTGGGCGGCGACGCCCTCACTCCGGCTGTTAAGCCACCATCTCGCAAGTCAAGCGTCGACCATGCCGTCGCCCCATGGAGCAATGTCCCCACTACCTTCGTCATGAAGCGCGCCGACGAGGTGGAACAGCCCATGACTCCTCCCCAAGCTGCGTCTTCGACGGCAAGGTACCAAGATGGGACATATGGAGTGCAGAGTCTCGCAGACACATTGGAGGCTGCCTTCGGTCCAGAGAGCACAGTACCTGCGAAGGAGCCAGTGAAGGCGAGCAAGACGGGAAACCACAGCGCAAGGAGTTCGGGGTCGGTTTCGCATACTTCGTCAACAAACTCGGTGCCACAACTGGATAAATTCCAGGCAGATGCGGCTCGGAAGCTGAAGAGGGGCTATTCTGCCCATGGCTCATCTACGCCCTTGAAGCTACCCGGTGCTGAGATACCCTCCCCACACCCCCTGTCTGCATTGTCTAGCACGCCCAGGTCAGCCTCCATAACATCACTCAAGCTGTCTGACGAAGAGTTTGCCATGGACGATGTCGCGAGCCAAGCCGTTTCCTCAGGTGGTGAGGATGAAGAGTCAGTAGAGATAGAACAGGCACCATCCAGCTTCCCACAGCTTGTAATGCCTGTGATGCAAATGCCAACGAGGAGGCCCTTTACGACGAGAGGTAAAGCCATGGGCAAGCTGAAAGTCATGGTTGCTGGCGAGACAG GCCTTGGCAAGTCGTCTCTCATTCGTTCCATCGTCCAGGCCTGTGAAGACATTGTACACGTAGACCCGCTGTCACCCTCACCCTTAATCGCGCAATCACGACCACCAAAGTCCAGATCTCGAACAAGAAAGGCAGGACATGCAGGCACGACGCGCGTGACCGAAACCCATGCCAGCACGAAGCCTTACCCTCATTGGTGGGCTGATATCGAAGAGAGTCGTGTACtgagaaggagaaagagcgGGACCGACACCGTCTTAGAGAGGAACATTTGCTTCGTAGACACTCCTGGGTACTGTCACGGACCAACGGAACAGGATGACATGAACTTGGTAGTGGACTATGTTGAGTCGCTATTATTCCAAACGTCTTCGGTAACGACACTGGAAGACAATGACGCCCTTGGAGTCGTCAGTGGTAGCGGCGGTGTCTTAGTAGACATTGTCATCTACTTACTACCACCCA ACAAGGATATCACAAAGGACATCGACTATATGCAGCGACTGTCATATCTCACCAATGTCATTCCAGTCATTGCCAAATCGGATACGCTGTCTGCACAGGAAGTTGTAGCATTGAAGACCTCAATCCTCGCTCGGCTCCAGACAACCGCTCTCAGGCCTTTCTTCTTTGGCGAGGCCATGGATGATGCGCTGCTCGCTGTGCAAGGTCTTCCCGTCGTCGGAATCTCAGCGTCTGGGGCATCAAGCGAGGCAGCTTCATACCCCTACACTACTCCCACTTATCCCTATGCCGTCTCTTCAACTTCTGGGCCAGACAATGATAACATGGATGCATCACTCCTCATGTCGCCCGACTACGTACAGCCTCTGCTTCCTTCTGAACTTGGAGCATTGGTACACAAGGTCTTTGACCCTGAGTCTATTGCCTGGCTTCGACATTCGGCAGCAAAGAAGTTCCTAGCCTGGCGGCGAAGGACAAGGCTGCCGGGCGATTCGGTCATTATGCAAGGTATAACGCACCCGCGTAGCCCAACCATGGCTTCTGTGGGCCTCAATGGAGCTACTATGAATA CGTCTCTCGCATCCTCGGTCTTCTCTGCCGCGTCACCATCAGGTGTTTTAGTGCCAGGGTCAGGATCGCCCTTTTACCCTTCCAACCTACAATCCCCACTCCTATCTTCTGCATCACTAGCCAATTCCGAGGCTCTCGAGCCGCCGGGCAGCTTTTCACTGGCGAAATACAACAAGTCCATGCAAGGCGATCAACGCTTCAGTGAAATTAGGATAGCAAGATGGGCAACAGATTTGCAACGCAGTCGACGCAACGAAAAAGACAGGTTTGAAGAATTACAGAGCAACGAACGAGCAAAGTGGCTGCTCGAACGCGTTGGAGAAGAGGTGTCGAGAGGTACAATTGTTGCATGTCCCGATGGAACTCCGAGAGCCGAATGGGCCGTAGTCAGGCACGGTGACGAGAAAGGTAGCAAAGTCGGTCAGCGGTATGCCAAAGCTGTCGGACTAGACTCGCGAGACCCCTTGGGTCTATGCGATTTTAGTGATGAAATAAGGCGGCGGAGCTTCGTGCTCGTCAAGGTATTGGGGGGTATGAGTGTGGTAGGTGCTGTCGTTGTGGCAGTCATCAGAGCTTGTGGTATCGAGACGGGATCACCACAGAACTGGTGGGCTTGGATCACTGGTACGGATTAG
- a CDS encoding AraJ, Arabinose efflux permease — protein sequence MSQPASSTVSMHEKDDQIPHTDVEQPIASMDDKHLDTAAPTAVSPFDPSQYPDGGRDAYLCLLGAFCCLFCSFGWLNAVGVFQSYYQRNQLREYTPSTIAWISSLELFVMFLPGPIVGFVYDNHGPKYLLFVGTFFHVFGLMMTSLCTEYWQFVLAQGICSPLGLNCIFQAGTSTLPTWFFKKRGLAYGAMAAGSGLGGIIFPIMASHLIPKVGYGWTMRAIAFLILGMMIIAIFTVKSRLAPTPRAFELSVFLEPYKDTRFVLLTAGSFMFFMGIFIPINFIEVQAMSDGMSNRLAGYLLAVLNAASIFGRVIPGALADKVGKFNMQAFWSFVSGILVLSLGITASNNAAYIAFAGFYGFTSGAWVSLLPAQIASISKVEQIGTRVGVIFATMSFAGLIGNPVAGQIIIKNKGEFWGLNVFAGVILLSGASIYLVARMHMAKWKLAVRV from the exons ATGTCGCAACCGGCAAGCTCAACAGTGTCCATGCACGAGAAGGACGACCAAATACCACACACCGATGTTGAACAGCCAATTGCATCCATGGACGACAAGCATCTTGATACGGCTGCGCCTACAGCTGTGAGCCCTTTCGACCCAAGCCAGTACCCTGACGGCGGAAGAGATGCATATCTTTGTCTTCTTGGCGCCTTCTGCTGTCTCTTTTGCTCTTTTGGGTGGCTCAACGCCGTTGGTGTATTCCAGAGCTACTACCAGCGAAACCAACTCCGAGAATACACGCCTTCAACCATCGCCTGGATTTCCTCGCTCGAACTTTTCGTCATGTTCTTACCTGGACCCATCGTCGGTTTCGTCTACGACAACCACGGCCCCAAGTATCTCTTGTTTGTCGGTACCTTCTTCCACGTATTCGGCCTCATGATGACCAGTCTCTGCACCGAATACTGGCAATTCGTTCTCGCTCAAGGCATCTGCAGTCCCCTGGGCCTCAATTGTATTTTCCAGGCAGGCACAAGCACCCTCCCCACATGGTTCTTCAAGAAGAGAGGTCTGGCATACGGCGCTATGGCTGCTGGAAGTGGTTTGGGCGGTATTATCTTCCCTATCATGGCATCGCACTTGATCCCAAAGGTTGGCTATGGCTGGACAATGAGGGCGATTGCCTTCCTCATCCTAGGCATGATGATCATCGCTATCTTCACTGTCAAATCTCGGCTTGCCCCGACACCGAGAGCGTTCGAGTTGAGCGTATTCTTGGAGCCCTACAAGGACACTCGCTTCGTCCTCCTCACTGCTGGGTCCTTCATGTTCTTCATGGGCATTTTCATTCCCATAAACTTCATTGAGGTACAAGCCATGTCGGACGGAATGTCTAATCGCTTGGCTGGCTATCTCTTGGCTGTTCTCAACGCCGCCAG TATTTTCGGTCGTGTCATCCCCGGTGCTCTTGCAGACAAGGTCGGAAAGTTCAACATGCAAGCCTTCTGGTCCTTTGTATCCGGCATCCTAGTCCTCAGTCtcggcatcaccgcctcCAACAACGCAGCCTACATTGCCTTCGCTGGCTTCTACGGTTTCACATCCGGCGCTTGGGTTTCCCTTCTGCCCGCCCAGATCGCTTCCATCTCCAAGGTTGAGCAGATTGGCACACGCGTTGGAGTCATCTTCGCCACCATGTCGTTTGCGGGTCTGATCGGTAACCCAGTTGCCGGCCAAATCATCATCAAGAACAAGGGCGAGTTCTGGGGCCTGAACGTCTTTGCAGGTGTCATCCTCCTGTCTGGAGCAAGCATCTACTTGGTGGCTCGTATGCACATGGCGAAATGGAAGCTTGCTGTTAGGGTTTAA